A stretch of DNA from Candidatus Zixiibacteriota bacterium:
CCTGGATGGAAACCAAGCATGCCAAGGCGTGGGAAAGCCTGAAACCGGAAGAGCAGAAGAATGAAACCTGTGTCGCCTGCCACTCCTCGGGCAAGGATGCCAAGGGCGAGCTTCTGACCGGTGTCCAGTGTGAAGGCTGCCATGGACCGGGTTCCGATTACATGAAAATGTCCATCATGAAGGACAAAAAGCTGGCCGTTGAAAACGGGCTGATTGTTCCGGATGAGAAGGTTTGTAAGAAGTGTCACAACGATAAGGTTCCGGCACAGTTTGCGTCCAAGGAGGCCTTTGATTTCGCCAAGATGAAAGTCAAAGGCGTCCATGCCATGCTTCCCAAAGAGGGAACCAAGTAAAATCATTCAGTCCTAAGAAAAAGCGGCCCGTGCCCTGCACGCGCCGCTTTTTTGTTGGAAATATTTTTTCCGGCTATTCTACCGGCAAGTCTAATCCATATCAGATCGATTCAATACCTGTCAATATCT
This window harbors:
- a CDS encoding multiheme c-type cytochrome, with product MKRFVISFTIIAFVAIFCAPIFAADSTTVKHQYVGATKCAMCHKKDNVHPTWMETKHAKAWESLKPEEQKNETCVACHSSGKDAKGELLTGVQCEGCHGPGSDYMKMSIMKDKKLAVENGLIVPDEKVCKKCHNDKVPAQFASKEAFDFAKMKVKGVHAMLPKEGTK